The Acidobacteriota bacterium genomic sequence TTGCCAACCACCATCAGCGTCAATGCGCCGTCTGCATTTCTCAGCGCCGCAAATGCCGACACATTATCGGGATTGGGCACAGTCGCCTGGACACTGGTATCGCCGAAAGTTGATTGATTGCCATCATAATTGCGATACATTTTTATGGCTTTATAAGTCGGCGTCGCGGCGTCAGGCGTCGTCCAACGATTTGCCAAGTCCAACCCTTCGCGTCCAAAGATGCCGAGAATGTCGGCTTGGGTAGTCGCCCCATTGATATGATTTTCCGCGCCCCAATTGTATTCGGTGATGGCAATCCGGGTGTTGGGATAGTAAGTGTTTACCCAATTTTTCATGCGCGGGATGAGATTGACTTTGTCATTTATCCAGGTTTCATCAACATAACCGGCATCCCACAAGGCGCGGGTCGAACGGTTGCGCCGCAACTGCATGTTCGATGATGTGTCGTTACTGAATTCACCGCCTTGCGGATAAAAATGCAGACTGAAAATATCAACCAGTCGTTGACCTGTGGCGGTATTGCGCTGGCGCAGTTGGTCTAATAGATAAGGCATATAATCCCAACCGCCGTGACTCGAACGGTCAGGCATCAAACTCCAGTTCCAACCGTTGGCTGCGCCCCATTGCTGGTCATAACCGCTCAACCAATATCCCGTCCAGCCCCACTCTTCCGGGGCGACGACGATGGCTGACTGGTCATTGGCTTTGACCTTTGCGGCATAATCGAAAATTTTGTCGCGCACTTCATCCATCGTTGCGCCGGTCGGGTGAACATCGCGATGGGTGGCGTGCCAGATGCTCGGCTCATTGTCGAGAATGTAATAACGCAATCCGCCGTCGGTTGCGCTTCCCCAACGATTCACGAGATGTTGCATCCAGCTTTGTTGAAAGAGCGAATCGACAGCGACGTTTGCATCATTCGGGTCATTGCCTGTGACATATTGACCATTGGCGCGAATGCCATTTCCGGCATCGGGAAACCATTGCCAATCGTTGCCGGTTTGCGCGCCGTATTTGGCAATGGAAAAACTCGCCAGCTTGCTGCGATTGCTGCCGACTTTGGCGACCCAACCGAGCATCGGGATGGTGAGCATCGGTTGGGCATTCGCGGATTTGCTCAGTGAAATAAAGGTGTCGCCCTGTTCGCCCGCGAGATTGCTTGAATAGGCGATGCTTTCGTAGTACCAGTCATTGGCGCGATTGTCGGCGTTGAGTTGCCAGTTGTAACGGGTCGTGGTGTTGCCGCCATGCCGGTTGAGCGGCACATTCAAATCGTTTAATGCAGTTGTATCCGCCCAAGCCACGCCATAAATCAATGGGTTGATTGCCTGACGATTGGCATTGGCATCGACGTTAATGGTGATTGCCGGATTTTGCGCTTGAACCAATGTAATTGGGATGAAAAATGAAACCATGAGCAGCGAAATGAGCATCAACTTGAGTGTTCTCATATGAGAAATCCCTTTCAATATGGCTGAAAAAATTTAGTTTCCCACGCGAATCCCGAATTTAATGATGAGGAAAAATGAGAACGGGCAACGGTCATCTTAGTTTAACCGTTGCCCGATTGCCACACTAATTATTTTGTCGGGAGGCTGGTGATGTGTGGCAGTTGAATTCAAGTGTGTAGGTTTGCAACCGGGTTGAGGGACGCTTTCGGATTTTCCAGAATTTGGCAGTTTGCAATCAGAGTCGTCCCTCAACCGTCGTTTGAAACAACTGCTTTTAAGCGAATCGTTGACTCATTAACCTTTAACGTTTGCTGATGACATTCAACACCGCTGCGGCAATCTGTTCAATGAGCGGCGAGATAACATCTTCGCCGTCGCTTTTGGCTTTCGCTTTGAGTGTGTTGTTAAGGGTTGTGGTGTTGTTCGCCGCAACCAGTTTGTATTCGATGGTCACTTCATCTTTGGCTTTGGTATTGCCCGCGATGTCTGCCGCCGTGTAGACGATAGCGGTAGCAACCGTGGTTGCAACGGCGCTGGCGGTTGAACCCGCATAACCGACGGATGAAATCGCCCCGGTCAAAGGGCTGGCTTTTTTCAGAAAACCGCCAAAACCGCCGCCACCCTGTTTCTGTGTGACATCGGTATAGAGCAGGTAATCACAGGCTTTTTGTTTAGCTTCGACTTCGATTTGCGAAGCGACGCGCGATTCGATAATCGTCACTTCAATCGCCGGGCGGCTCAAATATTTCAACACTGTATTGCGAATCGGTTCGGCTGCTTCAACGCCTTCAAACGATTTGCCCATCTGAGTTTTCGGCATCAACACGCCGACGCGAATCACCCCGGCTTTTTTCGGTCCCGTGGCAATCGGCAAAATATCGACCGGTTTCGAGGGTTTATAGGGGGCTTGCGTTTCGGCTTCTTTGGTTGATGGATGCATTGCCTGCTTAGCGATGGCACCGACATTGATGCCCATCAGTTGCTGATAATCTTTGGCTTCGCTGTAACCTTCGGGAATTTCAAACAACGCGGCATCCAAAGCGGCGCGCGATAGTTCAACAACTTCGGTTCGCATGGTTGTTGTGCGCCCGCTGGCGTCGTAAATTGTCGTGGTCACATCAACCGGATAGCCGAGTTTAGCGGAACCGATATTTCTGGTGCGCACTTGATCCTGACAACCTTGATTGCCATAACTGTTTGCCTGCGCGGCAGCAGCGTTGTTTTGACAATCCAATCCGTAATTCAAATCAATGTACCAGCCATCGGTTTCCATCTTCATTTTGGTCTGGTTACAGGCGTCGGGGCTGGATTCCGTGGTCATTGAAGTTTTCAAGTGACGCGCTGTGTAACCGAAAAAGTCTTTGCGTTCGCCGGTGTCGGTGATGGTCGTTATGTGAGTAATAATGCCGCCGCGTTTCCTCTGTTGCGGCGCAGGACTTTGTGGTTCGTTCGGTTGCGTGCTGGTTGTGGTGTCGTTGTTAGCGAATGGTTGAATTAAATAGGTTTTGGCTTTGTCGTTAATTTGTACGGCGCGTTTGAGGTCGCATTGGACGAGATTGACGAAGCCCAAACCTGCGCCCATCTCTGTGCGTTGGCGCGCGCCTTTGATATAGATGAGACTTTCACTGCTATGTCCCTGCATGGTCATTTGCGTGCGGATTTTAATATCCTGACCGGTTGATGAATTGGCGACAGGTTTTTTCGCGCCGCGGTTTTGCGCCAAAGCGGTCAATGAAATGGTCTGTATGGTGATTGCCAGTATTAAAAGCGCATAAATTAGTTTGCTGCGGTTCATAAAATCCTCTTAATCGGTTCTGTTGATTTTAAATTTGGCAGCGAATGAACGAGGCAAATCAACAGCCGATTCAGCCCCGTTCTTCGCCTTCAATCAATAACGCGAAGAAAATTAAAAAAATGAATCACCATGTAAAAATTTTTTCAGGTAAGTTAATTTGACAGGCTTGTGACCAGTGACTTAGCATCGCTTTTACGTTCTTCCGTCACCTGTAAAACGATAGGCAGGTTTTTACATGAACGACCCGGCAGTTTAAATAAATTTCAATTGCATCTTCTCTGTTTCACTTCGAGAAGTTAAATGAGGCTAACCAAAAATGCGACAGGAGGCATTCGTGAAAAGGTTTAAATTTTTAAGTCACCTTACCATTACACTACTGCTTATTGGACAATTTACTTTCGGAGTTTTTGCGCAGTCCCAAGCTTCGACAGGTTCCATTGAAGGCATCGTGACCGACGCCACAGGCGCGGTCGTACCCGATGCCAAAGTTACGGTTATCAGCTTACAGACGGGTTTGAAACGCCAGAGCGAAACCAACAGCGACGGGCTTTATCGCTTGCTCGCTTTACCGGTTGGCGAATATCAAATGACCGTTGAAAAACAAGGGTTCGCCGTCGTCAAACGCGAAGCCGTTAAAGTGCAAATCGGCGATAAGGTCACGCTCGACATCGAACTCGGCGCGGCGGGCGCTTCGGAAACCGTCAACGTCACTTCGGAAGCGCCGATTGTTGAAACCACCCGCACACAGGTTTCGGCGACAGTTAATGACCGCGCGGTTGCCAATTTGCCGGTCAACGGGCGCAACTTCATCGATTTCGTTTTGCTCACGCCCGGCGTCACCCGCGATGTGAGAACCGGCGACATCAGTTTCGGCGGTCAACGCGGCACCTTGAACAGTTTGCAAATTGATGGCGCAGACAATAACAACACCTTTTTCGGGCAG encodes the following:
- a CDS encoding glycoside hydrolase family 44 protein, producing the protein MRTLKLMLISLLMVSFFIPITLVQAQNPAITINVDANANRQAINPLIYGVAWADTTALNDLNVPLNRHGGNTTTRYNWQLNADNRANDWYYESIAYSSNLAGEQGDTFISLSKSANAQPMLTIPMLGWVAKVGSNRSKLASFSIAKYGAQTGNDWQWFPDAGNGIRANGQYVTGNDPNDANVAVDSLFQQSWMQHLVNRWGSATDGGLRYYILDNEPSIWHATHRDVHPTGATMDEVRDKIFDYAAKVKANDQSAIVVAPEEWGWTGYWLSGYDQQWGAANGWNWSLMPDRSSHGGWDYMPYLLDQLRQRNTATGQRLVDIFSLHFYPQGGEFSNDTSSNMQLRRNRSTRALWDAGYVDETWINDKVNLIPRMKNWVNTYYPNTRIAITEYNWGAENHINGATTQADILGIFGREGLDLANRWTTPDAATPTYKAIKMYRNYDGNQSTFGDTSVQATVPNPDNVSAFAALRNADGALTLMVVGKQLSGNTSATINLANFPAQGIAQVWQLTSTNQINRLSNINFTGSSLSLTIPPQSITLLVVSPATTGNQPPVASATASPTSGTAPLAVNFNGSASTDPDGTIAAYAWNFGDGATASGVTANHTYATAGTYTATLTVTDNSGASSSTNLTINVSPATAVVNAPSNLTGNVKNTRVKLFWVDNANNETGFYIERALTATGAFARVGQVGANATTYTEYPGRGNYLYRVQAFNQTTGVTSGYSNQIQLKVKQ